The Enterococcus sp. 7F3_DIV0205 genome has a window encoding:
- a CDS encoding response regulator transcription factor, with product MNVLMIEDNESVSEMMQMFFLNEGWEATFKYDGKEGLDAFLENPEKWDMITLDLNLPTMDGMAVCREVRKVSNTVPIIMLTARDSESDQVIGLEMGADDYVTKPFSPLTLIARIKALHRRSEIGEHAPDGTTSSDDKFDVETDHFKMNTKTREAYLDNKLIDGLTPKEFDLLYTLAKKPRQVFSREQLLEMVWDYQYFGDERTVDAHIKKLRQKIEKVGPQVIQTVWGVGYKFDDSGVA from the coding sequence ATGAATGTATTGATGATAGAAGATAATGAATCAGTTTCAGAAATGATGCAAATGTTTTTCTTAAATGAAGGATGGGAGGCTACTTTTAAATACGATGGTAAAGAAGGGCTGGATGCCTTTTTAGAAAATCCAGAAAAGTGGGATATGATCACACTAGATTTGAACTTACCAACGATGGATGGAATGGCTGTTTGCCGAGAAGTCCGAAAAGTGTCAAATACTGTTCCAATCATTATGTTAACAGCTAGAGATTCGGAAAGTGATCAAGTAATCGGATTAGAAATGGGCGCAGATGATTATGTGACGAAACCGTTTAGTCCACTAACTTTGATTGCCCGGATCAAAGCTTTGCACCGCCGCTCAGAGATTGGAGAACATGCTCCTGATGGTACAACTAGTTCGGATGATAAATTCGATGTGGAAACAGATCACTTCAAGATGAATACAAAAACTAGAGAGGCTTATTTAGACAATAAATTAATTGATGGTCTCACACCTAAAGAATTTGATTTACTTTATACTTTAGCTAAAAAGCCAAGACAGGTTTTTTCACGAGAACAATTACTTGAAATGGTTTGGGACTATCAATATTTTGGTGATGAGCGTACCGTAGATGCACATATTAAAAAATTGCGTCAAAAAATTGAAAAAGTGGGACCACAAGTGATTCAGACTGTTTGGGGTGTAGGGTATAAATTTGATGATTCTGGAGTAGCTTAG
- a CDS encoding FAD-dependent oxidoreductase produces MNNYQAIFEPLTVKRMTLKNRVVMPPMGTNFANMDGTFSMQHVSYYEQRAKGGTGLITLENVCIDYPMGTNGARQLRMDNDQYISGLWHFNEKMHAYGACTSVQINHAGASAYGLRLEGEQPVSASNIPSKKGNPIPRPLTEEEIYGIVDRYADGALRAQRAGFDCVEIHAGHSYLLSQFLSPLYNKRTDKFGGSPENRARLTKLVVEAVRKAVGPFFPISLRFSADELLEGGNTLEDTIEILSYFADEVDILNVSAALNDSLQYQIDKMNLEDGWRAYMSKAVKERFPDKVTVTSGNIRSPKRATEILESGDADLLAMGRGLIAEPNWVNKVANGQEDLLRKCISCNIGCADHRIAKARPMRCTVNPDLHYEDDYKMKPILHPTKMVVIGGGTTGLEAAATAAEVGVSVELFEQKGYLGGLGHEIARFPDKKRIDDFITYEINRCKELDNLAIHLNHAASLADIEAIGPDIIVNATGAKPLLPPINGLKEQLENPDRKIFSIFDILEDMSKFQEFEGKEVVVIGGGAVGLDVVEYYAERGAKKVSIVEMQGEIGKDLDLITKLAMMEIVEKFDVEVHVETKLTEVRENSFLVEKDGEMIELPFDLGFVCLGMRAEAPMIRELDNYARRNGAVLLNMGDSKVARRIMEGTREARDILKTIEVLENTRTQKMLFEQAKSLQAT; encoded by the coding sequence ATGAATAATTATCAAGCAATCTTTGAACCATTAACTGTGAAACGTATGACATTGAAAAATCGTGTCGTCATGCCGCCTATGGGGACTAATTTCGCCAATATGGATGGGACATTCAGTATGCAGCATGTTTCGTATTATGAACAACGTGCTAAGGGAGGAACAGGTCTAATTACCTTAGAAAATGTTTGCATTGATTACCCTATGGGGACCAATGGCGCCCGTCAATTAAGAATGGACAATGATCAATATATTTCGGGATTATGGCATTTTAACGAAAAAATGCATGCATATGGTGCGTGTACTTCTGTTCAAATCAATCATGCGGGGGCTTCAGCGTATGGTTTACGTTTAGAAGGAGAACAACCAGTTTCAGCTTCTAATATTCCATCAAAAAAAGGGAACCCTATACCGCGTCCATTAACAGAAGAGGAAATTTATGGCATTGTTGACCGTTATGCGGATGGCGCTTTAAGAGCGCAAAGAGCTGGATTTGATTGTGTAGAAATTCACGCAGGACATTCGTATCTTTTAAGTCAATTTTTATCTCCTTTATATAATAAACGAACAGATAAATTTGGCGGAAGTCCAGAAAATCGTGCTCGGCTGACTAAATTAGTGGTTGAGGCTGTTAGAAAAGCTGTGGGGCCGTTTTTCCCAATTTCTCTTCGTTTTAGTGCGGATGAATTATTAGAAGGTGGCAATACATTGGAAGATACGATTGAAATTTTGAGTTATTTTGCCGATGAAGTAGATATCTTAAATGTTTCTGCCGCATTGAATGACAGCTTACAATATCAAATCGATAAAATGAATTTGGAAGATGGTTGGCGTGCTTACATGTCAAAAGCAGTGAAAGAACGTTTTCCTGATAAAGTGACCGTAACTTCTGGGAATATTCGCAGTCCTAAAAGAGCAACTGAAATTCTCGAATCAGGAGATGCAGACTTACTGGCGATGGGCCGCGGCTTGATTGCTGAGCCTAACTGGGTCAACAAAGTTGCCAATGGACAAGAAGATCTGCTTAGAAAATGTATTTCGTGTAACATTGGTTGTGCAGATCACCGAATTGCTAAAGCTCGTCCAATGCGTTGTACAGTCAATCCAGATTTACATTATGAAGACGATTATAAGATGAAACCAATTTTACACCCGACGAAAATGGTTGTGATCGGTGGTGGGACAACAGGACTTGAAGCAGCAGCAACTGCAGCGGAAGTTGGCGTAAGTGTGGAGTTATTTGAACAAAAAGGTTATTTAGGCGGCTTAGGTCATGAAATTGCTCGTTTCCCAGATAAGAAAAGAATCGATGATTTTATTACCTACGAAATTAATCGCTGTAAAGAATTGGACAATTTAGCAATTCATTTAAATCATGCAGCATCATTAGCAGATATTGAAGCAATTGGACCAGATATCATCGTTAATGCGACTGGAGCAAAACCATTACTTCCACCAATCAATGGATTAAAAGAGCAACTAGAAAATCCAGATAGAAAAATCTTCTCTATTTTTGATATTTTAGAGGATATGTCAAAATTTCAAGAATTTGAAGGGAAAGAAGTCGTTGTAATCGGTGGAGGTGCTGTCGGTTTAGATGTTGTAGAATACTATGCAGAACGTGGTGCTAAAAAAGTGAGCATCGTGGAAATGCAAGGTGAAATCGGGAAAGATCTAGATTTAATTACAAAACTTGCAATGATGGAAATCGTCGAAAAATTCGATGTGGAAGTTCATGTAGAAACGAAATTAACAGAAGTTAGAGAAAATAGTTTCTTAGTTGAAAAAGATGGAGAAATGATTGAGTTACCGTTTGATTTAGGGTTCGTATGTCTTGGAATGCGTGCAGAAGCACCAATGATCCGTGAACTTGATAATTATGCTAGACGTAATGGTGCCGTTCTTTTAAATATGGGAGATAGCAAAGTGGCTAGAAGAATCATGGAAGGCACAAGAGAAGCACGAGATATTTTAAAAACGATTGAAGTTCTAGAAAATACTCGGACTCAAAAAATGTTATTTGAGCAAGCGAAAAGTCTTCAAGCAACATAA
- a CDS encoding sensor histidine kinase, giving the protein MKYLYQQLLAFWGVIILIILIVGTSFTQLTKKTLQDNNYEQLRGYAISAWKTKDSITRLPGMTDQDIWNTSFSLFEGFLSNQDVQFVFYDRNMQVQYPLNTQHKLDNSVIKENWDALMEGQQEYATINKDIYGNKNMSSYVMMPVSTTNAQNENIIIGALVITQPAKNVSDSVDAITANLFKGFIISSIVGLILSYFFASFQVKRINRMRKATKEITSGNFDVKLVTHDKDEFDDLAEDFNKMAESLKESREEIDRQEDRRRQFMADASHEMRTPLTTINGLLEGLQYNAIPEGQRENAIKLMQNETSRLIRLVNENLDYEKIRTNQISIVVKKFNATETLKDILTQLEGKAESANDKLILEADEAIDVYADYDRFVQIMVNIIQNAIQFTQDGEIRVHLQKGYLETIITISDTGIGMTEEQVQNIWDRYYKVDPSRKNTKYGESGLGLSIVQQLVRLHKGKISVESQENKGTSFTISFPDVEIEDGA; this is encoded by the coding sequence ATGAAATATTTATATCAACAATTACTTGCTTTTTGGGGAGTGATCATTCTAATTATTTTGATCGTTGGAACTTCTTTTACCCAATTAACTAAAAAAACACTGCAGGATAATAATTATGAGCAACTTCGAGGGTATGCCATATCGGCATGGAAGACAAAGGATTCAATCACTCGACTTCCTGGAATGACTGATCAAGATATCTGGAATACATCATTCAGTTTATTTGAAGGTTTTTTAAGTAATCAGGATGTTCAATTTGTTTTTTATGACAGAAATATGCAAGTTCAATATCCTTTAAATACACAACACAAACTAGATAATTCCGTTATAAAAGAAAATTGGGACGCTTTGATGGAAGGCCAGCAAGAATACGCAACAATCAATAAAGACATCTATGGAAATAAAAACATGTCGTCTTATGTAATGATGCCAGTTAGTACGACGAATGCCCAGAATGAAAATATAATCATCGGTGCATTAGTTATTACCCAGCCAGCCAAAAACGTTTCTGATAGCGTAGATGCAATCACAGCAAATTTATTTAAGGGATTTATCATCTCGAGTATCGTAGGCTTGATTTTAAGTTATTTCTTTGCCAGCTTCCAAGTGAAGCGGATCAATCGCATGAGAAAGGCTACAAAAGAGATAACAAGCGGTAATTTTGATGTAAAACTGGTTACGCATGATAAAGATGAATTTGATGATCTAGCTGAAGACTTTAATAAAATGGCGGAGTCACTGAAAGAATCTAGAGAAGAGATCGATCGTCAGGAGGATCGTCGTCGTCAATTCATGGCAGATGCTTCTCATGAGATGAGAACACCGTTGACAACGATCAATGGTTTGCTGGAAGGATTGCAATATAACGCGATTCCAGAAGGGCAAAGAGAGAATGCGATTAAACTTATGCAAAATGAAACATCTCGTTTAATCAGGCTTGTAAATGAAAACTTAGATTACGAAAAAATCAGAACCAATCAAATCAGTATTGTAGTCAAGAAATTTAATGCAACTGAAACGCTGAAAGACATTCTTACTCAGTTAGAAGGAAAAGCAGAATCAGCCAATGACAAGCTTATATTAGAAGCTGATGAAGCAATTGATGTTTATGCTGACTATGATCGCTTTGTTCAAATTATGGTCAACATTATTCAAAACGCGATACAATTTACTCAGGATGGAGAGATTCGGGTCCATTTGCAAAAAGGATACCTAGAGACGATCATTACGATTTCTGATACGGGTATTGGGATGACAGAAGAGCAAGTCCAAAATATCTGGGATCGTTACTATAAGGTTGATCCGTCGAGGAAAAATACAAAATATGGTGAATCAGGATTAGGTCTATCAATCGTTCAGCAGTTGGTTCGCTTACACAAAGGGAAAATTAGTGTGGAAAGTCAGGAAAACAAAGGAACTAGTTTCACTATTTCATTCCCTGATGTCGAAATAGAAGATGGTGCATAA
- a CDS encoding LysR family transcriptional regulator, producing the protein MNLRQLEFFRMLADTQHMTHAAKLLNTTQPNLSHSMSELEKELEAQLFEKKGRNIQLTKYGKFFYTYVSTALEELAKGERALKELVSPEKGLIDFGFIYTAGSLLAPKLMKEFSAYPGNEQIRFNLFQGNSSDMTDLLLKEEVDIAITSKLKEDVQLHYEILTEQEIVLVVPFDHPLAIYDSISLKETSDYPFVYFNERSGLRPYLDKMLAAVAITPEIACEVEEDHTMLGFVAHDYGIALMPKIPSISAYNVKSISLEDNFFPRYIYLATKKDHFLSPAALRFKEFIVSYAQNMFYQ; encoded by the coding sequence ATGAATTTACGACAATTGGAATTTTTTAGAATGTTGGCAGATACCCAGCATATGACGCATGCTGCAAAATTATTAAATACAACGCAACCTAATTTAAGCCATTCCATGTCTGAATTGGAAAAAGAATTAGAGGCTCAATTATTTGAAAAAAAAGGACGAAATATTCAACTAACAAAATATGGTAAATTTTTCTATACATATGTGTCAACGGCTCTAGAAGAATTAGCAAAAGGCGAACGAGCACTAAAAGAATTAGTGAGCCCAGAGAAAGGACTTATTGATTTTGGTTTTATTTACACTGCAGGTTCTTTATTAGCACCCAAGTTGATGAAAGAATTTTCTGCCTACCCTGGTAACGAGCAGATTCGGTTCAATTTATTTCAAGGAAATTCTTCTGATATGACTGATTTGCTCTTAAAAGAAGAAGTGGATATTGCAATTACGTCAAAATTAAAAGAAGATGTACAGCTCCATTACGAGATTCTAACAGAACAAGAGATTGTTTTGGTTGTTCCTTTTGATCATCCTTTAGCGATTTATGACAGTATTTCATTGAAAGAAACGAGTGATTATCCTTTTGTTTACTTCAATGAAAGAAGTGGCCTGCGTCCCTACCTAGATAAAATGCTGGCCGCTGTAGCCATCACACCTGAGATTGCTTGTGAAGTGGAAGAAGATCATACCATGTTAGGCTTTGTTGCTCATGATTATGGTATTGCATTAATGCCGAAAATCCCATCAATTTCAGCTTATAACGTCAAGTCTATTTCCCTTGAAGACAATTTTTTCCCCCGCTATATTTATTTAGCAACAAAAAAGGATCATTTTCTTTCACCTGCCGCATTGCGTTTTAAAGAATTTATTGTGTCCTATGCTCAAAATATGTTTTATCAATAA
- a CDS encoding class I SAM-dependent rRNA methyltransferase has protein sequence MNIIVTKKSEKKFKGGYPLVQKEDLLSVPNDFSDEWVTFVDSKGQFIATGYLGEQNKGIGWLVNWDGRIDPFFLEKLFSEAKTHRVKYEQDESTSAYRLFNGEGDGLGGLIIDRYDDFAVFSWYNATLYQKKDEIVQAFRNSVPEIKGAYEKIRFSTTSLPESQKLFGSDAPEPLLVCENGVTYATYLNDGLMTGIFLDQKEVRGRLVEGLAAGKTVLNMFSYTGAFSVASAMGGSSTTTSVDLAKRSLPKTKEQFEVNHLAVDDQKIIVMDVFEYFKYANRKQLSYDVIILDPPSFARNKKKVFSVAKNYGDLVKDSIDILKKDGFLIASTNAANISLEKYKKMIIQALEEKHVRYQFKETYQLPDDFKTNQYFEEGNYLKVFFIEIKK, from the coding sequence ATGAATATAATAGTAACAAAAAAATCAGAAAAAAAATTCAAAGGAGGATATCCTCTCGTGCAGAAAGAGGATTTACTAAGCGTCCCTAATGATTTTTCGGATGAGTGGGTTACATTTGTTGACAGTAAAGGTCAATTTATTGCGACAGGCTATCTTGGTGAACAGAACAAGGGAATCGGTTGGTTAGTAAATTGGGATGGAAGGATAGATCCTTTCTTTTTAGAAAAATTATTTTCAGAAGCTAAAACGCATCGAGTTAAATATGAACAAGATGAATCAACATCCGCTTACCGCTTGTTTAATGGAGAAGGAGACGGACTTGGCGGGTTGATTATTGACCGTTATGATGATTTTGCTGTTTTTTCTTGGTATAATGCAACCTTATATCAAAAAAAGGACGAAATCGTTCAAGCCTTTAGAAATAGTGTTCCAGAAATCAAAGGTGCGTATGAAAAAATTCGTTTTTCTACAACTTCACTGCCGGAATCTCAAAAATTATTTGGTTCTGATGCGCCTGAACCACTTTTAGTTTGTGAAAATGGGGTAACCTATGCAACGTATTTAAATGATGGCTTAATGACCGGGATTTTTCTGGATCAAAAAGAAGTACGAGGCCGTTTAGTTGAAGGGCTTGCTGCGGGAAAAACTGTTTTGAACATGTTTAGTTATACTGGTGCTTTCTCAGTTGCGAGTGCGATGGGAGGATCTAGCACAACTACAAGTGTGGATTTAGCTAAACGAAGTTTGCCAAAGACAAAAGAACAATTTGAAGTCAATCATTTAGCAGTAGATGACCAAAAAATCATTGTAATGGATGTTTTTGAATATTTTAAATATGCTAACCGCAAGCAACTCAGCTACGACGTTATCATTCTTGATCCGCCAAGTTTTGCTAGGAATAAGAAAAAAGTTTTTTCAGTAGCAAAAAATTATGGAGACTTGGTAAAGGATTCCATTGATATCTTAAAGAAAGACGGTTTTTTGATTGCTTCCACAAATGCAGCCAACATTTCGTTGGAGAAATATAAAAAAATGATTATCCAAGCTTTGGAAGAAAAGCATGTACGTTATCAATTTAAAGAAACCTATCAATTACCTGATGATTTTAAAACAAATCAATACTTTGAAGAAGGTAACTATCTAAAAGTATTTTTTATTGAGATAAAAAAATAG
- a CDS encoding Cof-type HAD-IIB family hydrolase yields MENIQAVAFFDLDGTLLNEKSQITTEITDAISALKANNVLPLIATGRTIVEIEHIMKDSGIDSAIVMNGQFIQVEGKKVYSDEFTFEECLKMYEHVKSLGHEISYYNDQQIWCSGHNEIVQSAYAFIHSDVPVIDRSSLDGKTVNMMLVLSEDGDEHYLEHFPEMTFYRNGPYSIDTVRKGVSKGSGVQNLFKTLNLPNVPTFAFGDGINDLALFEACDNKIAMGNARNELKERSSFITKKNTEGGIVHALKHFDLI; encoded by the coding sequence ATGGAAAATATACAAGCAGTTGCTTTTTTTGATTTAGATGGAACATTATTGAATGAGAAGTCACAAATTACTACAGAAATAACCGATGCGATCAGTGCCTTAAAAGCAAACAATGTCTTACCGTTGATTGCAACAGGTCGAACAATTGTAGAGATTGAACATATCATGAAAGATAGCGGAATTGATTCTGCCATCGTTATGAATGGTCAGTTTATTCAAGTAGAAGGAAAAAAAGTTTATTCAGATGAGTTCACCTTTGAAGAGTGTTTAAAAATGTATGAGCATGTTAAAAGTTTAGGTCACGAAATCTCCTATTACAATGATCAGCAAATTTGGTGTTCTGGTCACAATGAGATTGTTCAAAGTGCCTACGCTTTTATCCATTCAGATGTTCCTGTAATCGATCGTTCTAGCTTAGATGGAAAAACAGTTAATATGATGCTCGTTTTATCTGAAGATGGCGATGAGCATTATTTAGAACATTTTCCCGAAATGACCTTTTATCGAAATGGTCCCTATTCAATAGATACGGTTAGAAAAGGAGTTTCTAAAGGAAGTGGCGTCCAAAACCTTTTTAAAACATTGAATTTACCAAATGTGCCCACTTTTGCCTTCGGTGATGGTATCAATGACCTTGCATTATTTGAGGCTTGCGATAACAAAATCGCTATGGGAAATGCCCGTAATGAATTAAAAGAGCGTTCTAGTTTTATCACTAAGAAAAATACTGAAGGCGGCATTGTTCACGCTTTAAAACACTTTGATTTGATTTAA
- a CDS encoding LTA synthase family protein — translation MPKFLDTRLGLFGVVAVLIWLKNIFAYTVDFHLRIENAFEYFILFINPIASTFFLLAVALYVRRKKASYITMMVIYFLMSLLLFSNVVYYREFTDFITVNTMLGAGKVASGLGESALRLFRPYDVIYWIDFIIVGILLLTKKIKMDERPVRARVAVSISMLSALFFVANLTLAETARPQLLGRQFSRDYIVKFLGLNAFTVYDGVTTYQTNQVRAEASENDMDAVSDYVKGHYAAPNPDTFGMAKGKNVIYIHLESFQQFLIDYKLKDEKGVEHVVTPFINSLYHSNSTYSFDNFFHQVGQGKTSDAETMFENSLFGLDQGSLFTQVGGKNTFEAAPAILGQEAGYTSAVFHGNAGNFWNRNETYKHLGYNYFFDANYYDVNEDNSFQYGLHDKPFFQQSAQYLERLQQPFYSKFIAVSNHYPYSQFTNDEAGFPIAQTSDETINGYFATANYLDKSVEEFFNYLKTSGLYDNSVIVLYGDHYGISTSRNDNLAELLGKTKSTWNDFDNSTMQRVPYMIHVPGQTNGGINHTYGGQIDALPTLLHLMGIDTKNYIQMGQDLFSKENSQLVAFRNGNYVSPKYTMLGSSIYETATGRLLEEPTEQEKQEAKELKDKANLQLQMSDQTTNGDLLRFYTNSGLTPVNPDDYNYKDQLKQLEKIEDDKGKKSTSVYSKNNNTSTVDKYHTESYQDYLKSAK, via the coding sequence ATGCCTAAGTTTTTAGACACTCGATTAGGACTTTTCGGGGTAGTTGCGGTGTTGATTTGGCTGAAAAATATTTTTGCTTATACTGTCGATTTTCATTTGCGAATTGAAAATGCTTTTGAATATTTCATTCTTTTCATCAATCCAATTGCCTCTACCTTTTTCTTATTGGCAGTTGCACTGTATGTAAGGAGAAAGAAAGCTTCATACATTACCATGATGGTGATTTACTTCTTAATGTCATTACTTTTATTCTCAAATGTTGTTTATTATAGAGAATTTACTGACTTTATCACTGTTAACACTATGCTTGGTGCTGGAAAAGTTGCTAGTGGTCTTGGTGAAAGTGCCTTACGTCTATTTAGACCCTATGATGTGATTTATTGGATTGATTTTATTATTGTTGGTATTTTATTGCTGACTAAAAAAATCAAGATGGATGAACGTCCCGTTAGAGCTCGTGTTGCTGTATCGATCAGCATGTTATCTGCTTTATTTTTTGTAGCAAACTTAACATTAGCTGAAACAGCTCGCCCGCAATTATTAGGACGCCAATTCTCCCGTGATTATATCGTTAAGTTTTTAGGTTTAAATGCGTTTACTGTCTATGATGGTGTGACAACCTATCAAACAAACCAAGTTCGAGCTGAAGCCAGTGAAAATGATATGGACGCTGTTTCCGATTATGTAAAAGGACACTACGCAGCTCCAAACCCTGATACTTTCGGGATGGCTAAAGGAAAAAATGTTATCTATATTCACTTAGAAAGCTTCCAACAATTTTTGATTGATTATAAATTAAAAGATGAAAAAGGCGTTGAACACGTCGTTACACCTTTTATTAATAGCTTGTATCACAGCAACAGTACGTATAGTTTTGATAACTTCTTCCACCAAGTGGGACAAGGAAAAACAAGTGATGCGGAAACAATGTTTGAAAATTCATTATTTGGATTAGATCAAGGTTCTTTATTCACTCAAGTCGGTGGTAAAAATACCTTTGAAGCAGCTCCTGCTATTTTAGGTCAAGAAGCTGGTTATACGAGTGCTGTTTTTCACGGAAATGCTGGTAATTTCTGGAATCGTAATGAGACTTACAAACATTTAGGATATAACTACTTCTTTGATGCTAACTACTATGATGTCAATGAAGATAATTCATTCCAATATGGCTTGCATGACAAACCATTTTTCCAACAGTCTGCACAATATTTGGAACGACTACAACAACCTTTTTATTCTAAATTTATTGCTGTTTCAAATCACTATCCATATTCTCAATTTACAAATGATGAAGCTGGATTTCCGATTGCTCAAACGTCTGATGAAACAATCAATGGCTATTTCGCTACAGCAAACTATCTTGATAAATCAGTCGAAGAGTTCTTTAACTATCTAAAAACTAGTGGTTTATATGACAACTCTGTCATCGTCCTATATGGCGATCATTATGGTATTTCTACTTCTAGAAATGATAACTTAGCTGAATTACTTGGTAAAACAAAATCAACTTGGAACGACTTTGATAACTCAACAATGCAGCGTGTTCCTTACATGATTCATGTTCCGGGTCAAACAAACGGCGGTATCAACCATACTTATGGTGGTCAAATTGATGCTTTACCTACCTTATTACACTTAATGGGGATCGATACAAAGAATTATATTCAAATGGGACAAGACTTATTCTCTAAAGAAAATTCACAATTAGTGGCTTTTAGAAATGGCAATTATGTGTCACCTAAATACACTATGTTAGGTTCTAGTATCTATGAAACGGCAACTGGTCGTTTGCTAGAAGAACCTACTGAACAAGAAAAACAAGAAGCCAAAGAACTAAAAGATAAAGCGAACTTACAGCTTCAAATGTCAGACCAAACAACAAATGGTGACCTATTACGCTTCTATACAAATAGTGGCTTAACACCAGTAAACCCAGATGATTATAATTACAAGGATCAATTAAAACAATTGGAAAAAATCGAAGATGACAAAGGTAAAAAATCAACGAGTGTTTATAGTAAAAATAATAATACCTCAACTGTTGATAAATACCATACTGAGTCTTATCAAGATTATCTAAAATCTGCAAAATAA